From one Triticum urartu cultivar G1812 chromosome 3, Tu2.1, whole genome shotgun sequence genomic stretch:
- the LOC125548044 gene encoding aspartic proteinase CDR1-like — MHGTMRSRALLLVAVVLTAQLCACTAYAGSGGDGFSVEFIHRDSVRSPFHDPTLTAPARVLEAARRSAARAAALSRSYVRADAPSADGFVSEVTSRSSEYLMVVNIGTPPTPMVAIADTGSDLIWLNCSSGGDGPGLAAARDADAQSLGVQFDPSKSTTFSLVDCDSGACGELPDAACGTDSKCRYSYSYGDGSHTSGVLSTETFTFADAPGARGDGTTRVAHVNFGCSTTFVGTFIGDGLVGLGGGDLSLVSQLGADTSLGRRFSYCLVPYSVMASSALNFGSRAAVTDPGAATMPLIPSQVKAYYTVELRSVKVGSKTFAAPDQSPVIVDSGTTLTYLPEALLDPLVKELTQRIKLPPAQSPEKFLPLCFDVSGVPDGRVAAMIPEVTLGLGGGAAVTLKAENTFVEVQEGTLCLAVAAKSEQLPASIIGNIAQQNMHVGYDLDKGTVTFAPADCASSYPAPSPSGSL; from the coding sequence ATGCATGGGACGATGAGATCCCGCGCTCTCCTGCTCGTCGCCGTCGTCCTGACGGCGCAGCTGTGCGCGTGCACGGCGTACGCCGGCAGCGGTGGCGATGGGTTTAGCGTGGAGTTCATCCACCGTGACTCGGTCAGGTCGCCGTTCCACGACCCGACGCTCACCGCGCCCGCCCGCGTGCTGGAGGCCGCGCGGCGGTCCGCGGCCCGCGCCGCGGCGCTCTCGCGCTCCTACGTCCGCGCCGACGCGCCCTCAGCTGACGGCTTCGTGTCCGAGGTCACGTCCAGGTCGTCCGAGTACCTGATGGTCGTGAACATAGGCACGCCGCCCACTCCTATGGTCGCCATCGCCGACACCGGCAGCGACCTCATCTGGCTCAATTGCAGCTCCGGAGGTGACGGTCCTGGTCTGGCGGCCGCCCGTGACGCGGACGCGCAGTCGCTGGGCGTCCAGTTCGACCCCTCCAAATCGACGACGTTCAGCCTCGTGGACTGCGACTCCGGCGCGTGCGGCGAGCTGCCCGACGCAGCCTGTGGCACCGACTCCAAGTGCAGGTACTCATACTCCTACGGCGACGGCTCCCACACGAGCGGCGTCCTCTCCACAGAGACCTTCACCTTCGCCGACGCCCCGGGCGCCCGCGGCGATGGGACGACGCGCGTGGCCCACGTCAACTTCGGCTGCTCCACGACCTTCGTCGGCACGTTCATCGGGGACGGCCTCgtcggcctcggcggcggcgaccTCTCCCTCGTCAGTCAGCTCGGCGCAGACACCTCGCTGGGCCGGAGGTTCTCCTACTGCCTCGTGCCCTACTCCGTCATGGCCTCCTCCGCGCTCAACTTCGGCTCCCGGGCCGCCGTGACGGATCCGGGCGCGGCGACGATGCCGCTGATCCCATCTCAAGTGAAGGCATACTACACCGTCGAGCTCCGGTCCGTCAAGGTCGGGAGCAAGACCTTCGCGGCGCCGGACCAGTCCCCCGTCATCGTCGACTCCGGCACGACGCTCACATACCTCCCGGAAGCGCTTTTAGACCCACTTGTGAAGGAGCTGACACAGCGGATCAAGCTCCCGCCTGCCCAGTCGCCAGAAAAGTTCCTGCCACTGTGCTTCGACGTGAGCGGGGTGCCGGATGGGCGGGTTGCGGCCATGATCCCTGAGGTGACGctggggctgggcggcggcgccgCGGTCACGCTGAAGGCGGAGAACACGTTCGTGGAGGTGCAGGAGGGGACCCTGTGCTTGGCGGTGGCGGCGAAGTCGGAGCAGCTTCCGGCGTCGATCATTGGGAACATCGCCCAGCAGAACATGCACGTTGGGTACGACCTCGACAAGGGCACCGTGACCTTCGCTCCAGCAGACTGCGCGAGTTCCTACCCCGCACCCTCACCCTCCGGCTCTCTGTAG